A part of Streptomyces sp. DSM 40750 genomic DNA contains:
- a CDS encoding helix-turn-helix domain-containing protein translates to MSTPNSTLRAVRLGLLLSQDDLARQLREAGVRAGEPNGASKRLVQRWESGDVTNPRPVYARALEAVTGLPIGSLGFQFPVPMARVSEDGQGGHDLEPSSTTAPSSTTPTAQTESRKPNGNYSGIWLSRYEFFSSGRDETFTGLHYVVLLQHGNKLTVRSLPDASFNPNSPLTMDLTVDGNVVTGTWVEETATDGYYAGARYHGAIQLLIEPTGRRMAGKWVGFGKEFDINTGPWSLEFKDASTNKATLDRYNRRPEQ, encoded by the coding sequence ATGAGCACACCGAACAGCACGTTGCGAGCAGTCCGGTTGGGCTTGCTCTTGAGCCAAGACGATCTAGCACGACAACTACGAGAGGCAGGGGTGAGGGCGGGGGAACCCAACGGGGCCAGCAAGAGGCTCGTACAGCGCTGGGAGTCCGGCGACGTGACCAACCCTCGACCGGTCTACGCAAGGGCCCTGGAGGCTGTGACAGGACTCCCCATTGGGTCCCTTGGGTTTCAGTTCCCGGTTCCCATGGCCCGAGTCTCTGAGGATGGGCAGGGAGGCCACGACCTAGAGCCGTCGTCGACAACAGCCCCAAGCTCTACTACACCAACAGCCCAGACAGAATCCAGGAAGCCTAACGGGAACTACTCGGGTATCTGGCTGAGCCGTTACGAGTTCTTCTCCAGCGGTCGTGACGAGACATTCACAGGGCTTCACTACGTCGTCCTACTCCAGCACGGGAACAAGCTCACAGTCCGTTCCCTGCCCGATGCCTCCTTCAATCCGAACTCTCCTCTGACTATGGATCTGACGGTTGACGGGAATGTGGTTACCGGAACGTGGGTCGAGGAAACTGCCACGGATGGCTACTACGCCGGGGCTCGTTATCATGGTGCTATCCAGTTGCTTATTGAGCCGACCGGTAGGCGCATGGCCGGTAAGTGGGTCGGCTTCGGCAAGGAGTTCGACATCAACACAGGTCCGTGGTCTCTGGAGTTCAAGGATGCCTCCACCAATAAGGCCACCTTGGACAGGTACAACCGTAGGCCGGAGCAGTAA
- a CDS encoding pectinesterase family protein, whose translation MPPTDITALPEQGVPQPPPSPPRRRAREATVVSIVTTVVLSIFATLLGPLGVLQSASASAPDKDSVARWKVADRQSYKTFIERISSAVNVERNTSVPGTSRQIAHTRGRADTSSSDYLHVDDFINVDVEEQHGDRYVTLRLRTSDMYLMGWWAGARGQEQYHAVDEQPSPPVRGDGDDNGLAAVEAPFGGSYIQLERTVGERNDRTHLDWNQGTFNNAVDTLIHADHRSDREQARAFLVMAQAVSEAARFRPMANFIAASQVPHAHNQLDGRYVSMQNRWSEFSADLNSMEAGHTSVAPEEAKSQWIWQYVPDAETFAWNLVSFTTEATYTHLLMTVLGPTKSGKPRRHLEDDFTLVVAPDGSGHFRTVQAAIDAVPVDGHAYTILVRKGIYHEVIDVPKDKTHLTIKGATNNAADTVIYNFRAHGTRKPDGTMYGTGGSAVATFRPADLTVENLTVMNTFDPKAHPEIGPYETQAVAVAAQGDRQVYRNVRILSRQDTLLVKAPKPTDQVRQYFVNCFITGTVDFIFGNATAVIDRSKIMMRNWPGGTILAPNTDYRKKYGILITDTEIHTDGVPAKTMYFGRPWRNTPDAWPQAVVRDSVIEPGVNPNHPWTDMTPDYRWSWARFKEYNNYGLGSGDGLANSPQMTDAEAADYTAQKYLAGTDGWNPVR comes from the coding sequence ATGCCCCCTACCGACATCACGGCCCTCCCCGAACAGGGGGTACCTCAGCCACCGCCGTCACCGCCCCGTCGCCGCGCCCGCGAGGCCACCGTCGTATCGATCGTGACCACGGTCGTGCTGTCGATCTTCGCCACCCTGCTCGGCCCGCTGGGCGTCCTGCAGAGCGCGAGCGCGTCCGCGCCGGACAAGGACAGCGTCGCCCGCTGGAAGGTCGCCGACAGACAGAGCTACAAGACATTCATCGAGAGAATCAGCAGTGCGGTGAATGTCGAGAGAAACACCTCGGTTCCGGGCACCTCACGGCAGATCGCGCACACCAGGGGCCGCGCCGACACCAGCAGCTCCGACTACCTCCACGTCGATGACTTCATCAACGTCGATGTCGAGGAACAGCACGGCGACCGGTACGTGACGCTGCGGCTGCGCACCTCGGACATGTACCTCATGGGCTGGTGGGCCGGCGCTCGCGGCCAGGAGCAGTACCACGCCGTGGACGAGCAGCCTTCCCCGCCGGTCCGCGGCGACGGCGACGACAACGGCCTCGCGGCGGTGGAAGCACCGTTCGGGGGCAGCTACATCCAGCTCGAGAGGACGGTGGGTGAGCGCAACGACCGCACCCATCTCGACTGGAACCAGGGCACCTTCAACAACGCGGTGGACACGCTGATCCACGCCGACCACCGGAGCGATCGGGAGCAGGCCCGCGCCTTCCTGGTGATGGCCCAGGCCGTCTCGGAGGCGGCCCGCTTCCGGCCCATGGCCAATTTCATCGCCGCGTCCCAAGTGCCCCACGCCCACAACCAGCTCGACGGCCGCTACGTGTCGATGCAGAACCGGTGGAGCGAGTTCAGCGCGGACCTCAACAGCATGGAAGCGGGCCACACGAGCGTCGCGCCGGAGGAGGCCAAGTCGCAGTGGATCTGGCAGTACGTGCCCGACGCGGAGACGTTCGCGTGGAACCTCGTGTCCTTCACCACCGAGGCCACATACACGCACCTGCTCATGACTGTTCTCGGACCCACCAAATCCGGCAAGCCCAGGAGACACCTCGAGGACGACTTCACGCTGGTCGTCGCGCCCGATGGCTCCGGCCACTTCCGGACCGTGCAGGCTGCGATCGACGCGGTTCCCGTGGACGGTCACGCGTACACCATCCTCGTCAGGAAGGGCATCTACCACGAGGTGATCGACGTCCCGAAGGACAAGACCCACCTGACGATCAAGGGCGCCACCAACAACGCCGCGGACACCGTCATCTACAACTTCAGGGCTCATGGGACGCGCAAGCCCGACGGCACCATGTACGGCACCGGGGGCAGCGCCGTTGCCACCTTCAGGCCGGCCGACCTGACCGTCGAGAATCTCACGGTCATGAACACCTTCGACCCCAAGGCCCACCCGGAGATCGGCCCGTACGAGACCCAGGCCGTTGCGGTGGCCGCCCAGGGTGACCGGCAGGTGTACCGCAACGTCCGCATCCTCAGCCGTCAGGACACCCTGCTCGTCAAGGCGCCGAAGCCCACGGACCAGGTCCGGCAGTACTTCGTCAACTGCTTCATCACGGGCACGGTGGACTTCATCTTCGGTAACGCCACCGCGGTGATCGACCGGTCCAAAATCATGATGCGCAACTGGCCCGGCGGCACGATCCTGGCGCCGAACACCGACTACCGGAAGAAGTACGGCATCCTCATCACCGACACCGAGATCCACACCGACGGCGTGCCGGCGAAGACGATGTACTTCGGCCGGCCGTGGCGCAACACGCCGGATGCCTGGCCCCAGGCGGTGGTCCGTGACAGCGTGATCGAGCCGGGCGTCAATCCCAACCACCCCTGGACCGACATGACCCCCGACTATCGCTGGTCGTGGGCCCGGTTCAAGGAGTACAACAACTACGGCCTCGGATCCGGGGACGGGTTGGCGAACTCCCCGCAGATGACCGACGCCGAGGCCGCCGACTACACCGCCCAGAAGTACCTGGCCGGCACCGACGGCTGGAACCCGGTCCGATGA
- a CDS encoding nSTAND1 domain-containing NTPase has protein sequence MARPERPLDSGAGPAQRLAHELRELRRAAGSPSYRTMADTAGFSAATLSKAAAGTRLPSLAVLQGYVRACGGDPGEWEPRWKEAEAEVAGEARQDAEDSTPPYRGLARFEPDDRDLFFGRDRLAEELRELVCGHRFAVVFGASGSGKSSLLRAGLIPRMREKIADQGGPAVLRILTPGPRPATTYGHLLAPAEGEPDSWVVVDQFEEVFTLCRDREERERFIDLLLAARDPGSRVRVVIAVRADFYARCAEHRGLADSLCRASLLVGPMTADELREAVVKPAQEAGLLVERELTARLVEEVLDEPGGLPMLSHALLETWRRRRGRVLNLAGYQAAGGVRGAIAATAEKVYGQLSPEQSRTARHLLLRMVEPGQGTPDTRRPLTRAEMEEWAESDVPVVVDRLTLARLLTADEDGVQLAHEALITCWPRLHGWIEEDRERLRHHRRLAEATRAWLEHDRDPGALYRGTRLARAEELFADEDGMLTATERAFLTAALDAREAELRAAARSARRSRALLATLSAVLAVALVAGLAAWVEHHDNQRRRTDAAARRVAEVADALRTTDPRTAQLLGVAAWRVAESPETRRALLGALAQPETDTFTDPAPGSGPTRFLTRSGRTLLSADDDTWRTWDVTTHRPLTSGRLPDGIVVGAGPDGRLLAIAADDGVGLWDTSTGQWTGPALSADATVDFGPDGRSYAESSPYDDRVRLHSVADGTPLFETRVTGRANVAPSTDGRLMAVCPTGRAPQVWDTARHRTLPGAWEDAGALCDDDHSMLVFGGPGEAADRFAVASPSGVHVWDAASGRRIADLADPGVHSLAFSEDGTFLATADASEIRAWRLTSSPTDAPAPVFRHPLYNEHLYGGLVWDPDRPLLRYLEGGTVHTLDLAGAVTPAWRDAPLDAVLLSPDGRTLATAELTGDTGYRFQLRDTRDGRVLRTLPPVPLPVSRDPEQPVVAQDTLALMAFSPEGGTFAYGVSAPGRLAAPQRFMLWDMARGHARTTLDLATPSSDGAVVTLALGPGGHALYATRTPGIGELSYEVWDTARHRQTAVHPDAAGTELTIHPDGQLLVTADRTVRLPSGTVRAHDLVRGDDVGALAFAPDGSRLAAGDQTGRVTLWDGALKHRAGTLPNVFPTSRGDTAEAVSALAISPDGRTLAVGGDAGTLQLWDIATQQPLGGPLTTPGDAIASLSFSPDSTTIHTAGTHVPLQRHTIDPARAVTQICARTGDADLTPAQWHTYVPDAPYREVCGH, from the coding sequence GTGGCGCGTCCCGAGAGGCCGCTGGATTCCGGGGCGGGCCCGGCGCAGCGCCTCGCCCATGAGCTGCGGGAGCTGCGCCGGGCCGCGGGCAGCCCGTCGTACCGGACCATGGCCGACACGGCGGGGTTCTCCGCGGCGACGTTGTCCAAGGCCGCGGCCGGGACACGGCTGCCGTCGCTCGCTGTGCTCCAGGGGTACGTGCGCGCCTGCGGGGGCGACCCCGGCGAGTGGGAGCCGCGCTGGAAGGAGGCCGAGGCCGAGGTCGCGGGGGAAGCGCGGCAGGACGCCGAGGACTCGACGCCGCCGTACCGGGGGCTGGCCCGTTTCGAGCCGGACGACCGCGACCTGTTCTTCGGCCGGGACCGGCTGGCGGAGGAGTTGCGGGAGTTGGTGTGCGGTCACCGGTTCGCGGTCGTGTTCGGGGCGTCAGGCAGCGGCAAGTCCTCGCTGCTGCGGGCCGGGCTGATACCCCGGATGCGGGAGAAGATCGCGGACCAGGGCGGCCCGGCGGTACTGCGCATCCTCACCCCGGGCCCACGGCCCGCCACCACGTACGGCCATTTGCTGGCCCCGGCCGAGGGCGAGCCGGACAGCTGGGTGGTGGTGGACCAGTTCGAGGAGGTCTTCACCCTGTGCCGGGACCGGGAGGAGCGCGAGCGGTTCATCGACCTTCTGCTCGCCGCCCGGGACCCCGGCAGCCGGGTGCGGGTGGTGATCGCCGTACGCGCTGATTTCTACGCCCGCTGCGCCGAGCACCGGGGGCTGGCGGACTCGCTGTGCCGCGCGTCCCTGCTGGTCGGCCCGATGACTGCGGACGAGCTGCGTGAGGCGGTCGTCAAGCCCGCCCAGGAGGCCGGCCTCCTTGTCGAGCGGGAACTGACCGCGCGGCTCGTCGAGGAGGTGCTCGACGAGCCCGGCGGCCTGCCGATGCTCTCGCACGCCCTGCTGGAGACCTGGCGGCGGCGCCGGGGCCGGGTGCTCAACCTCGCCGGGTACCAGGCGGCGGGTGGGGTGCGCGGCGCGATCGCGGCCACCGCGGAGAAGGTGTACGGGCAGCTGTCACCGGAGCAGTCCCGCACCGCCCGGCACCTGCTGCTGCGGATGGTCGAGCCGGGCCAGGGCACCCCCGACACCCGGCGCCCGCTCACCCGGGCCGAAATGGAGGAGTGGGCCGAGTCCGACGTACCGGTGGTCGTGGACCGGCTGACCCTCGCCCGGCTGCTGACCGCCGACGAGGACGGCGTCCAGCTCGCCCACGAGGCGCTGATCACCTGCTGGCCGCGGCTGCACGGCTGGATCGAGGAGGACCGCGAACGGCTGCGCCACCACCGCCGCCTCGCCGAGGCCACCCGCGCCTGGCTGGAGCACGACCGCGATCCCGGCGCTCTGTACCGGGGCACCCGGCTGGCGCGCGCGGAGGAACTGTTCGCGGACGAGGACGGCATGCTCACCGCGACGGAGCGGGCCTTCCTCACCGCCGCGCTGGACGCCCGTGAGGCGGAGCTCCGCGCCGCCGCCCGCTCCGCGCGGCGGTCCCGGGCACTGCTGGCCACGCTCTCGGCCGTCCTGGCCGTGGCTCTGGTCGCCGGCCTGGCCGCCTGGGTGGAGCACCACGACAACCAGCGGCGTCGTACCGACGCGGCGGCCCGCCGCGTCGCCGAGGTCGCCGATGCCCTGCGCACCACCGACCCGCGCACCGCCCAGCTGCTCGGCGTCGCCGCCTGGCGCGTCGCCGAGTCGCCGGAGACCCGCCGCGCCCTGCTCGGCGCCCTCGCCCAGCCCGAAACGGACACCTTCACCGACCCGGCGCCCGGCAGCGGCCCCACCCGCTTCCTCACCCGCTCCGGCCGCACGCTGCTCAGCGCGGACGACGACACCTGGCGCACCTGGGACGTGACCACGCACCGCCCCCTCACCTCGGGCCGGCTGCCGGACGGAATCGTCGTCGGAGCCGGTCCCGACGGGCGGCTGCTCGCGATCGCCGCCGACGACGGCGTAGGGCTGTGGGACACATCCACCGGGCAGTGGACCGGGCCGGCGCTGTCGGCCGACGCCACCGTGGACTTCGGCCCCGACGGCCGCAGCTACGCGGAGAGCAGTCCGTACGACGACCGAGTGCGGCTGCACTCGGTCGCGGACGGCACACCGCTGTTCGAGACCCGGGTGACCGGCCGCGCGAACGTCGCGCCGAGCACCGACGGCCGGCTGATGGCCGTCTGTCCCACCGGCCGCGCACCGCAGGTCTGGGACACCGCCCGCCACCGCACCCTGCCCGGCGCCTGGGAGGACGCGGGCGCCCTCTGCGACGACGACCACTCGATGCTGGTGTTCGGCGGCCCGGGCGAGGCCGCCGACCGGTTCGCCGTGGCCTCCCCCAGCGGCGTCCACGTCTGGGACGCCGCATCCGGACGCCGGATCGCCGACCTCGCGGACCCGGGCGTGCACAGCCTCGCCTTCAGCGAGGACGGAACCTTCCTCGCAACCGCCGACGCAAGCGAGATCAGGGCGTGGCGCCTCACCTCCTCCCCGACAGACGCCCCCGCCCCGGTCTTCCGCCACCCTCTGTACAACGAGCATCTCTACGGCGGCCTCGTCTGGGATCCCGACCGGCCGCTGCTGCGCTACCTCGAAGGCGGCACCGTCCACACTCTGGACCTCGCGGGCGCCGTCACCCCCGCTTGGCGCGACGCCCCCCTGGACGCCGTGCTGCTCAGCCCGGACGGCCGTACACTCGCCACCGCCGAACTCACCGGGGACACGGGCTACCGCTTCCAGCTGCGCGACACACGCGACGGGCGCGTGCTGCGGACGCTGCCGCCGGTACCCCTGCCCGTGTCGCGCGACCCCGAGCAGCCAGTCGTCGCGCAGGACACCCTGGCCCTGATGGCCTTCAGCCCCGAGGGCGGCACCTTCGCCTACGGCGTCTCCGCACCCGGCCGCCTGGCCGCGCCGCAGCGGTTCATGCTCTGGGACATGGCCCGCGGCCACGCGCGGACCACGCTGGACCTGGCGACGCCGTCGTCCGACGGAGCGGTCGTCACACTCGCCCTGGGCCCCGGCGGTCACGCCCTGTACGCCACGCGCACACCCGGCATCGGCGAGCTGAGCTACGAAGTGTGGGACACCGCACGGCACCGCCAAACCGCCGTGCACCCGGACGCGGCCGGCACCGAGCTGACCATCCACCCCGACGGGCAGCTGCTGGTCACCGCCGACCGCACCGTGCGCCTGCCCTCCGGCACGGTCCGCGCCCACGACCTCGTCCGGGGCGACGACGTCGGCGCCCTCGCCTTCGCCCCCGACGGCTCCCGGCTCGCGGCGGGCGACCAGACCGGGCGGGTCACTCTGTGGGACGGCGCCCTGAAACACCGCGCGGGCACGCTGCCCAACGTCTTCCCCACTTCGCGCGGCGACACCGCCGAGGCAGTCAGCGCCCTCGCCATCAGTCCCGACGGCCGCACCCTGGCCGTCGGCGGCGACGCCGGCACGCTCCAGCTGTGGGACATCGCCACCCAACAGCCCCTCGGCGGCCCGCTCACCACCCCCGGCGACGCCATCGCCTCTCTCTCCTTCAGCCCTGACAGCACCACCATCCACACGGCCGGCACCCACGTCCCACTCCAGCGCCACACCATCGACCCCGCCCGGGCCGTCACCCAGATCTGCGCCCGCACCGGCGACGCCGACCTGACACCCGCCCAATGGCACACATACGTGCCTGACGCGCCGTACCGCGAGGTGTGCGGCCACTGA
- a CDS encoding cation:proton antiporter regulatory subunit, which produces MSAPRLSSTPLPGIGVRYDLATKEQRRLSVVAHRDGARTLSAYRQDDPDACALSVRLTAGEATALVDALMPDHHSPNVLSTTELGLVAERIELASTSYWNGRVLGDTRMRTETGVSIVAVLRRAEAIPSPTPDFRLAGGDTLIVIGTREGVEAAAATLGRE; this is translated from the coding sequence GTGAGTGCTCCGCGCCTGAGCAGTACGCCGTTGCCGGGGATCGGGGTCCGCTATGACCTCGCGACCAAAGAACAGCGGCGGCTTTCGGTGGTCGCACATCGGGACGGTGCGCGGACCTTGAGCGCGTACCGGCAGGACGATCCGGACGCGTGTGCGCTGTCGGTGCGGCTGACGGCGGGGGAGGCGACCGCCCTCGTCGACGCGTTGATGCCGGACCACCACAGCCCGAACGTGTTGTCCACCACGGAGTTGGGGCTGGTCGCGGAGCGGATCGAGCTGGCCTCCACGTCGTACTGGAACGGGCGGGTGCTGGGCGACACCCGGATGCGGACCGAGACGGGTGTGTCCATCGTGGCCGTACTGCGGCGGGCCGAGGCGATTCCCTCACCCACGCCGGACTTCCGGCTGGCCGGCGGCGACACGCTCATCGTGATCGGCACCCGTGAGGGTGTGGAGGCGGCCGCGGCGACCCTCGGTCGGGAGTGA
- a CDS encoding cation:proton antiporter translates to MAFAPQSAGHFLAQSATTHSSAVFLIEFGAIILGLGLLGRFAGRFRLSPIPLYLLAGLAFGEGGLLPLGASEEFVAIGAEIGVILLLLMLGLEYTASDLVSNLKTQYPAGLVDAALNAVPGAAMALLLGWGPVAAVVLAGVTWISSSGVIAKVLGDLGRLGNRETPVVLSILVLEDLSMAVYLPIVTALLAGVGLAAGSATLAVALGTAGVVLLVAVRYGRHISRFVSSDDPEKLLLVVLGVTLVVAGLAQQLQVSAAVGAFLVGIALSGEVAEGAHSLLAPLRDLFAAVFFVFFGLHTDPASIPPVLLPALVLAVVTALTKIATGYWAARRAGISVKGRWRAGGTLVARGEFSIVIAGLAVTAGIEPSLGPLATAYVLILVIVGPLTARWTEPVAMWVTGRLRRPAAAGSGSESGSGSGPGLGLGLGEGSGEGGAPPLGSAGAHEALEGQDAADRA, encoded by the coding sequence CTGGCCTTCGCCCCGCAATCCGCCGGGCATTTCCTCGCTCAGTCCGCCACCACGCACTCCTCCGCCGTCTTTCTGATCGAGTTCGGCGCGATCATCCTCGGGCTGGGGCTGCTCGGGCGGTTCGCCGGGCGGTTTCGGCTGTCGCCGATACCCCTGTACCTGCTGGCCGGGCTGGCGTTCGGGGAGGGTGGGCTGCTGCCGCTGGGGGCCAGTGAGGAGTTCGTGGCGATCGGCGCCGAGATCGGCGTGATTCTGCTGCTGCTCATGCTCGGGTTGGAGTACACGGCCAGCGATCTCGTCTCCAACCTCAAGACCCAGTACCCCGCCGGGCTCGTGGACGCCGCGCTCAACGCGGTGCCGGGTGCGGCCATGGCCCTGCTGCTGGGGTGGGGGCCCGTCGCCGCCGTCGTGCTCGCGGGCGTCACCTGGATCTCGTCCTCCGGGGTCATCGCCAAGGTCCTCGGCGATCTCGGGCGGCTCGGCAACCGTGAGACGCCCGTCGTGCTCAGCATCCTGGTGCTGGAAGACCTCTCCATGGCCGTCTACCTGCCGATCGTCACCGCCCTGCTGGCCGGGGTCGGTCTGGCGGCGGGCAGTGCGACGCTGGCCGTCGCACTCGGTACGGCCGGGGTCGTGCTGCTGGTGGCGGTGCGGTACGGGCGGCACATATCCCGGTTCGTCTCCAGCGACGACCCCGAGAAGCTGCTGCTGGTCGTGCTGGGGGTGACGCTCGTCGTCGCCGGGCTCGCGCAGCAGTTGCAGGTGTCGGCGGCCGTGGGGGCGTTCCTGGTGGGCATAGCGCTGTCGGGGGAGGTCGCCGAGGGCGCGCACAGTCTGCTGGCGCCGTTGCGGGATCTGTTCGCCGCCGTCTTCTTCGTCTTCTTCGGGCTGCACACCGACCCCGCGAGCATTCCGCCGGTGCTGCTGCCCGCGCTCGTACTGGCCGTCGTCACCGCCCTGACGAAGATCGCCACCGGGTACTGGGCCGCGCGACGGGCCGGGATCTCGGTCAAGGGGCGCTGGCGCGCGGGCGGGACGCTGGTCGCCCGCGGCGAGTTCTCCATCGTCATCGCCGGCCTCGCCGTCACCGCCGGCATCGAACCGTCGCTCGGGCCGCTGGCCACGGCGTACGTCCTCATCCTGGTGATCGTCGGCCCGCTGACCGCGCGCTGGACGGAGCCGGTGGCGATGTGGGTGACCGGACGACTACGACGGCCTGCGGCAGCGGGGTCCGGGTCGGAGTCGGGGTCCGGGTCCGGGCCGGGGTTGGGGTTGGGGTTGGGAGAGGGGTCGGGAGAGGGCGGCGCGCCGCCGTTGGGTTCGGCGGGGGCGCACGAGGCGTTGGAGGGGCAGGACGCGGCCGACCGGGCGTGA
- a CDS encoding FAD-dependent oxidoreductase, with product MTTWTEGGRPDVLVIGGGIGGLSAALALAHKGLRIRLYERSAEFGEVGAGLQLAPNCTRILDTYGLLDEAVALGVLPERILMKDAVDATELTRLDLTDLERRYGFPYLVIHRSDLHGLLLRACRRLGVDLVTNAHCVSYENVDGGARTVFADGRTDEADAVIAADGLHSVARRLLVHDEPVNSAYVAYRAAIPVDEVRGNGVHVHEKDVVVYIGPRCHFVQYPLRGGRMLNQVAVFESPKALAGEADWGTPDELDRAFDGMCAQIQRGLPLMWRDRRWRMFDRDPITTWTTARITLLGDAAHPPLQYMAQGAVMAIEDGWVLAEHVEARTDSSRLVDWDGALAAYQAVRPEHCRRVVTTARAWGDLWHHDGPKRLQRNALLRARDPYDYTFTDWIYGPTALTPDQEPPLYPKFPLDSVRL from the coding sequence ATGACCACATGGACGGAAGGCGGCCGCCCGGACGTCCTCGTCATCGGCGGCGGCATCGGCGGCCTCTCCGCGGCCCTCGCCCTCGCCCACAAGGGCCTGCGGATACGGCTCTACGAACGGTCCGCCGAGTTCGGCGAGGTCGGCGCGGGCCTCCAGCTCGCCCCGAACTGCACCCGCATCCTCGACACGTACGGCCTCCTCGACGAGGCCGTCGCGCTCGGCGTGCTCCCCGAACGCATCCTCATGAAGGACGCGGTCGACGCCACCGAACTGACCCGCCTGGACCTGACCGACCTCGAACGCCGTTACGGCTTCCCCTACTTGGTGATCCACCGCAGCGACCTCCACGGCCTCCTCCTGCGTGCCTGCCGCCGCCTCGGCGTCGACCTGGTGACGAACGCGCACTGCGTCTCGTACGAGAACGTCGACGGCGGCGCCCGGACGGTGTTCGCCGACGGCCGCACCGACGAGGCCGACGCGGTGATCGCCGCCGACGGGCTCCACTCGGTCGCCCGACGGCTCCTCGTCCACGACGAACCCGTCAACTCCGCGTACGTCGCCTACCGCGCGGCGATCCCCGTCGACGAGGTGCGCGGCAACGGCGTACACGTACACGAGAAGGACGTCGTGGTCTACATCGGACCGCGCTGCCACTTCGTGCAGTATCCGTTGCGCGGCGGCCGGATGCTGAACCAGGTCGCCGTCTTCGAGTCGCCCAAAGCCCTGGCCGGCGAGGCGGACTGGGGCACACCCGACGAACTCGACCGGGCCTTCGACGGCATGTGCGCCCAGATCCAGCGCGGCCTGCCCCTGATGTGGCGTGACCGCCGCTGGCGCATGTTCGACCGCGACCCGATCACCACCTGGACCACCGCCCGCATCACCCTCCTCGGCGACGCGGCCCACCCCCCGCTGCAGTACATGGCCCAGGGCGCCGTCATGGCCATCGAGGACGGCTGGGTCCTGGCGGAACACGTCGAAGCGCGGACCGACTCGTCCCGCCTCGTCGACTGGGATGGAGCCCTGGCCGCCTACCAGGCCGTACGCCCCGAACACTGCCGCCGCGTCGTCACCACGGCCCGCGCATGGGGCGACCTCTGGCACCACGACGGCCCGAAACGCCTCCAGCGCAACGCCCTGCTCCGCGCCCGCGACCCCTACGACTACACCTTCACCGACTGGATCTACGGCCCCACAGCCCTGACCCCCGACCAGGAACCGCCCCTCTACCCGAAGTTCCCTCTGGACTCGGTACGGCTCTGA
- a CDS encoding maleylpyruvate isomerase N-terminal domain-containing protein — translation MRAGEKAQARDLRTTLAWVSEGTALCRKVLAGLDETSYDAPSTLPGWTRKHLVAHLAGNAEALGNLVHWARTGEPTPMYASSGQRNADIEGGARLPGARLTVWFEESAQTLTDAMAALTAEQWRAEVVTAQGRTVPASEIPWLRAREVLVHAVDLDGGVRFADLPAEFRAELRVDILAKRGGTAVPTVHGTPSEVTAYLAGRPYEGVTTPDGTPAEPLPPWL, via the coding sequence ATGAGGGCCGGTGAGAAGGCGCAGGCCAGGGACCTCCGAACGACACTCGCCTGGGTCTCCGAGGGCACCGCCCTGTGCCGCAAGGTCCTCGCCGGCCTCGACGAGACGTCGTACGACGCCCCCTCGACGCTCCCCGGCTGGACCCGCAAGCACCTGGTCGCCCACCTGGCCGGCAACGCCGAAGCGCTCGGCAACCTCGTGCACTGGGCGCGCACCGGCGAACCCACCCCCATGTACGCGTCCTCCGGCCAACGCAACGCGGACATCGAGGGGGGCGCGCGGCTCCCCGGCGCCCGGCTCACCGTCTGGTTCGAGGAGTCCGCCCAGACCCTGACCGACGCGATGGCCGCGCTCACGGCCGAACAGTGGCGGGCGGAGGTGGTGACGGCCCAGGGCCGGACCGTCCCGGCGAGCGAGATCCCCTGGCTGCGCGCCCGCGAGGTCCTCGTCCACGCCGTCGACCTCGACGGCGGCGTGCGGTTCGCCGACCTGCCCGCGGAGTTCCGCGCCGAACTCCGCGTCGACATCCTCGCCAAGCGCGGCGGCACCGCCGTCCCCACGGTCCACGGCACCCCGTCCGAGGTCACGGCGTACCTGGCCGGCCGCCCGTACGAGGGCGTCACGACGCCGGACGGCACCCCGGCCGAACCACTGCCGCCATGGCTGTGA